A genomic window from Paraburkholderia phytofirmans OLGA172 includes:
- the istB gene encoding IS21-like element helper ATPase IstB — protein MLNHPTIDKLHALRLNGMAAALAQQQNNPDIEALGFEERLGLLVEREASERESRQTSSRLRRAKLKFPDAVAEDIDYRTPRGLDRALMGRLLTGEWIREKHNTLIIGATGLGKTWLGCALANQACRLGYTVAYLKMPRLTEELAIAHSSGRYARALTQWARTDVLLMDDFAMAPMPDSARRDLLEILDDRHGRRSTIATSQIPVENWHGALGDPTLADAILDRLVHNTYRIDMKGESMRKRKISLTENLQSE, from the coding sequence ATGCTCAACCATCCGACGATCGACAAGCTTCACGCGCTGAGGCTGAACGGCATGGCAGCCGCCTTGGCGCAACAGCAGAATAACCCCGATATCGAAGCGCTGGGTTTCGAAGAGCGCTTGGGCTTGCTTGTGGAGCGCGAAGCAAGCGAACGCGAATCCAGGCAAACCTCATCGCGCCTTCGGCGCGCCAAGCTGAAGTTCCCCGATGCCGTGGCCGAAGACATCGACTACCGCACCCCGCGCGGGCTCGATCGCGCACTCATGGGCCGCTTGCTGACCGGCGAATGGATTCGGGAGAAGCACAACACGCTGATTATCGGCGCGACCGGCCTCGGTAAGACATGGCTCGGATGTGCGCTTGCCAATCAGGCATGCCGCTTAGGCTACACGGTGGCCTATCTCAAGATGCCGCGACTCACAGAGGAACTCGCTATTGCGCACAGCAGCGGCCGATACGCGCGAGCGCTCACGCAGTGGGCCAGGACGGACGTACTGTTGATGGATGACTTCGCGATGGCACCAATGCCTGATAGCGCCCGGCGCGATCTGCTCGAAATACTTGATGACCGCCACGGTCGCCGTTCAACCATCGCGACGAGTCAAATTCCTGTTGAAAACTGGCATGGCGCGCTCGGTGATCCGACACTTGCCGACGCCATTCTCGACCGGCTTGTTCACAACACGTATCGGATCGACATGAAGGGCGAATCGATGCGAAAACGAAAAATTAGTTTGACCGAAAACCTGCAGTCAGAGTAA
- a CDS encoding tyrosine-type recombinase/integrase: MDALASIRPAATSWLLRSNIAELVQPFRERLVKRRYACKVVRSYTYCLAHFAHWAQRRPGGAIASAERSELFLDRHLAKCCCPPEVSRDRGHHHAALAHLRALLHEQDIPITEGRNDIVDEELRHYDDYMRLARGLAPTTRALRLRTLRPFIEQRVSADRTDLLPLTADHLRQFFSEMLQRWSVASAGTLAGALRSYLRYRATHGDAVNHLISAIARPPNWRLAPLPQTLTAAETARLLGAFGPGVASARRGYAMVRCLVDLGLRSSEVVGLSLDDIDWKSGTVRLCRNKSRRVDILPLPHSTGSAIASYLQHERPSCAGRHLFVRCRAPVEQPVGAATVRRVVLEAFQRCGLPPVRAHALRNTLAERLLDHGGTLKDVADILRHRELNTTMIYAKVNNSCLAEVAMPWPGSAS, from the coding sequence ATGGATGCACTCGCTTCAATCCGTCCAGCAGCAACTTCATGGCTGCTCCGCAGCAACATCGCCGAACTCGTTCAACCGTTCCGGGAGCGACTGGTGAAGCGTCGCTATGCCTGCAAGGTTGTGCGCTCCTATACGTACTGCCTGGCCCACTTTGCGCATTGGGCGCAGCGACGTCCCGGTGGCGCAATCGCGTCAGCCGAGCGTTCCGAACTCTTCCTTGACCGACATCTCGCCAAGTGCTGTTGTCCGCCAGAGGTGTCTCGTGATCGGGGTCATCATCATGCAGCACTAGCGCATCTGAGGGCACTACTTCACGAGCAAGACATCCCGATCACCGAGGGACGCAATGACATCGTTGACGAGGAGTTGCGGCATTACGACGACTATATGCGCCTGGCAAGAGGGCTCGCTCCGACCACGCGTGCCTTGCGCCTGCGCACCTTGCGGCCATTCATTGAGCAGCGCGTGAGCGCCGATCGAACCGATCTGCTACCGCTTACTGCAGATCATCTGCGCCAGTTCTTCTCCGAGATGCTTCAGCGATGGAGTGTCGCCAGCGCCGGAACGTTGGCCGGCGCGCTGCGCAGCTACCTCCGGTATCGCGCCACACACGGCGACGCTGTGAATCACTTGATCTCGGCGATCGCTCGCCCGCCGAACTGGCGACTGGCACCGTTACCACAAACGCTTACGGCGGCCGAGACGGCCAGACTGCTCGGTGCATTCGGCCCGGGCGTTGCTTCGGCGCGGCGCGGTTACGCGATGGTCCGGTGTCTCGTGGACCTGGGTCTGAGATCCAGCGAAGTCGTTGGCCTGAGCCTCGATGACATCGACTGGAAGAGCGGCACCGTGAGGCTGTGCCGGAACAAGTCGCGCCGAGTCGACATACTGCCGCTGCCGCACAGCACAGGAAGTGCGATTGCCTCCTACCTCCAGCATGAGCGGCCTTCATGCGCAGGTCGTCACCTTTTCGTGCGCTGTCGCGCCCCGGTGGAGCAACCGGTCGGGGCGGCAACGGTGCGACGTGTCGTTCTCGAGGCTTTTCAACGCTGCGGGCTACCTCCAGTGCGGGCGCACGCGTTGCGCAACACGCTCGCGGAACGCCTGCTCGATCATGGCGGAACGCTCAAGGACGTGGCCGACATCCTGCGTCATCGCGAGCTCAACACCACGATGATCTACGCGAAGGTGAACAATTCCTGCCTTGCTGAAGTTGCCATGCCATGGCCGGGGAGCGCGTCATGA
- the tnpA gene encoding IS66 family insertion sequence element accessory protein TnpA: MDDATGEAVSTRARRPRQGEAFWREMVMAWTTSGLGLRRFCREQGLAVSTFGLWRKNLSGEARADAHPLAVTPDAAFIVSHPDTAPATPAPPSTADALSSSRDRVTLSLAGVRIELTGAHAERIVRFVLGQLGGTRC; the protein is encoded by the coding sequence ATGGACGACGCAACGGGCGAAGCCGTATCGACGCGCGCACGACGCCCCCGGCAAGGCGAAGCATTCTGGCGCGAGATGGTCATGGCATGGACCACAAGCGGACTGGGCCTTCGACGTTTCTGTCGTGAGCAGGGGCTCGCCGTCAGTACCTTCGGCCTGTGGCGCAAGAATCTCTCTGGCGAGGCACGAGCAGACGCGCACCCGCTCGCTGTCACCCCGGACGCGGCATTTATCGTTTCCCATCCGGACACCGCACCAGCCACTCCTGCACCACCGTCGACGGCGGACGCTTTGTCGTCTTCGCGTGATCGGGTGACGTTGTCGCTCGCCGGTGTTCGCATTGAACTGACCGGTGCTCATGCCGAGCGCATCGTGCGTTTCGTGCTCGGACAGCTCGGCGGTACACGGTGCTGA
- the tnpB gene encoding IS66 family insertion sequence element accessory protein TnpB (TnpB, as the term is used for proteins encoded by IS66 family insertion elements, is considered an accessory protein, since TnpC, encoded by a neighboring gene, is a DDE family transposase.) yields the protein MLIAADVRAYICRDPVDMRKSIDGLSYLVEPLLAQNPASGNLFVFVGRDRSKVKCLYWDRTGFALWYKRLERGRFPSPLALAQRGFTLAELNAWLEGIEIPAREPHRAVAVTRVS from the coding sequence GTGCTGATCGCAGCCGATGTTCGTGCGTATATCTGTCGCGATCCGGTCGACATGCGCAAATCGATTGATGGGCTATCGTATCTGGTCGAACCACTACTTGCCCAGAACCCTGCCTCGGGCAATCTGTTCGTGTTCGTCGGCCGGGACCGCTCGAAAGTCAAATGCCTATACTGGGATCGCACCGGCTTCGCGCTCTGGTACAAGCGCCTTGAACGGGGCCGCTTTCCGTCACCGTTGGCGCTCGCGCAACGCGGCTTCACGCTCGCCGAACTCAACGCCTGGCTCGAGGGCATTGAGATCCCGGCGCGCGAGCCGCATCGCGCCGTCGCGGTGACGCGCGTGAGTTGA
- a CDS encoding tyrosine-type recombinase/integrase, which translates to MKPTPWRRIMNNSSLLGPWIRRFLIEHLVGERNLAINTQKSYRDMLMLLLPYLAAKVDKRIDRLTVDDLSPQMVRLFLTHMEEQRHCTVSTRNQRLGGIHALARFVGEHAPEYVDWWAQIHLIPVKRTSRPEISYLSKQEMDALLAATDVNTAQGQREHALLLFMFNSGARASEAAQLKIGDVDWHTRSVSIVGKGNRHRRCPLWKSTLDALCLQTEGRAATAPVFLNRFHQTMTRSGIHALVKRCAIRAAASAPSLAGKNVHPHVIRHTTASLLLQAGVDINTIRGWLGHVSLETTNIYAEINLETKARALAACEVDSGAGEQKQWRDQPDLMAFLRAL; encoded by the coding sequence TTGAAGCCTACGCCCTGGAGACGCATCATGAATAACTCATCCTTGCTGGGTCCGTGGATCCGGCGCTTCCTGATCGAGCATCTGGTAGGCGAACGTAACCTTGCCATCAATACCCAGAAGAGCTACCGCGACATGCTCATGCTGTTGCTGCCGTATCTGGCCGCCAAGGTCGACAAGCGGATTGACCGCCTGACTGTGGATGATCTCTCCCCGCAAATGGTACGCCTGTTCCTGACGCACATGGAAGAACAGCGCCACTGCACGGTCAGCACACGAAATCAGCGGCTCGGCGGCATTCATGCGCTGGCCCGCTTCGTCGGCGAACATGCACCGGAATACGTCGACTGGTGGGCGCAGATTCATCTGATCCCCGTCAAGAGAACCAGTCGGCCGGAGATCAGCTATCTTAGCAAGCAGGAAATGGACGCCCTGCTTGCTGCCACCGACGTGAATACGGCGCAAGGGCAACGCGAACATGCGTTACTGCTGTTCATGTTTAACTCCGGAGCGCGTGCAAGCGAAGCTGCGCAGCTCAAGATTGGCGACGTTGACTGGCACACGCGCTCGGTCAGCATCGTCGGCAAGGGGAACAGACATCGGCGCTGCCCGCTCTGGAAATCGACGCTCGATGCGTTGTGCTTACAGACCGAAGGAAGGGCCGCAACTGCGCCGGTGTTCCTCAACCGATTCCACCAGACGATGACGCGATCCGGCATTCATGCACTGGTCAAGCGCTGTGCTATCCGTGCCGCCGCCAGCGCGCCGTCACTTGCCGGCAAGAATGTGCACCCACATGTGATTCGACATACGACCGCCTCGCTACTACTTCAGGCCGGTGTCGACATCAATACGATACGCGGCTGGCTCGGGCACGTTTCGTTGGAGACGACCAACATCTATGCCGAGATCAATCTGGAAACAAAGGCGCGGGCGCTGGCGGCATGCGAAGTAGACAGCGGTGCGGGAGAACAAAAGCAGTGGCGCGACCAGCCCGACCTGATGGCCTTCCTGCGCGCTCTTTAG
- a CDS encoding tyrosine-type recombinase/integrase, whose amino-acid sequence MSIDNTTILATVQRYLDERRGLGFKMRCGSELLRFARYADARGHRGPLTLDLQLDWAQDGVLACGPATWHRRLKVLRPFSKYYRQFEPESVVPDAFTFERGHQRLAPHIYFEYEIGALLQAAGQLTPIGSLRPVTYQTLFGLLASTGMRVSEARNLQADDVDLRNGWLVIRQTKYRKSRRLPLHASVVQALREYEIIRDCTVPRTAGMAFFLSQAGTPLTQSIVNHTFGLLRRKLAWVPRGGHPMPRIHDMRHTFAVRRMQRWHEDGTTMDQCLFWLCTYLGHAKISDTYWYLTGTPQLMEQVGIKFERFALGKEANHA is encoded by the coding sequence ATGAGCATTGACAACACCACCATCCTCGCTACCGTGCAACGGTATCTGGATGAGCGCCGCGGACTCGGTTTCAAGATGCGTTGCGGCAGCGAACTGCTACGATTCGCGCGTTACGCGGATGCCCGTGGCCATCGGGGCCCGTTGACACTCGACCTCCAGCTCGACTGGGCACAAGACGGGGTGCTGGCCTGCGGCCCAGCGACGTGGCACCGGCGGTTGAAGGTCCTGCGGCCGTTTTCGAAGTACTACCGGCAGTTCGAGCCAGAGTCGGTCGTTCCCGATGCTTTCACGTTTGAACGGGGCCATCAACGGCTAGCGCCACACATCTATTTCGAGTACGAGATCGGCGCCTTGCTGCAGGCAGCAGGCCAGCTGACACCGATCGGCAGCCTGCGACCCGTCACGTATCAGACGTTGTTCGGACTGCTTGCGTCGACCGGGATGAGGGTGTCGGAAGCACGCAACCTGCAAGCCGACGACGTCGACTTGCGCAACGGCTGGCTTGTTATTCGGCAGACGAAGTATCGGAAGTCGCGCCGCTTACCCTTGCATGCCAGCGTGGTGCAAGCCTTGCGGGAGTACGAGATCATTCGCGATTGCACCGTGCCACGTACTGCCGGCATGGCCTTCTTCCTGAGTCAGGCAGGAACCCCGCTTACTCAATCGATCGTCAACCACACCTTCGGACTCCTGCGCCGCAAATTGGCCTGGGTGCCTCGCGGTGGGCATCCGATGCCTCGCATCCATGACATGAGGCACACGTTCGCCGTCAGGCGCATGCAACGGTGGCATGAAGACGGCACCACGATGGACCAGTGTCTCTTCTGGCTGTGCACCTACCTCGGCCACGCCAAGATCTCCGACACGTATTGGTACCTGACCGGTACGCCACAGCTCATGGAGCAGGTAGGCATCAAGTTCGAGCGCTTCGCTCTGGGCAAGGAGGCTAACCATGCGTAA
- a CDS encoding tyrosine-type recombinase/integrase: protein MSSFPEIRTRASLHALASTLRNFFRYVEGQGWATNVASGIEAPVVYREEGLPLGPDWEDVQRFVASFVGDSTIDLRNRAMIMLLVVYGLRRGEVVRLRLEDIDWRGEILHVNRPKQRCTQQYPLVATVGNAILRYLKEARPRSAHRELFLSVEAPIRPLSPGCVSGIVRSRLATLGIDIPRRGAHCLRHANARHLLDAGFALKEIGDHLGHRSASSTRTYAKVDLTGLRRVAEIDLGSLL, encoded by the coding sequence GTGTCCAGCTTCCCCGAAATACGCACCAGAGCCTCGTTACACGCACTTGCGAGCACGCTCCGCAATTTCTTCCGGTACGTAGAAGGACAAGGGTGGGCTACCAACGTTGCGTCCGGCATTGAAGCACCGGTGGTTTATAGGGAGGAGGGTTTGCCGCTCGGGCCGGATTGGGAGGATGTGCAAAGATTCGTCGCCAGTTTTGTCGGCGACAGCACGATCGATCTGCGCAACCGTGCGATGATCATGCTGCTGGTTGTCTACGGACTGCGGCGCGGCGAGGTGGTGCGACTCCGGCTGGAGGATATAGACTGGCGCGGCGAGATCCTTCATGTCAATCGTCCCAAGCAACGTTGCACTCAGCAATACCCGCTGGTGGCAACCGTTGGAAACGCCATTCTGCGCTACCTGAAGGAAGCGCGTCCGCGAAGCGCCCATCGCGAGCTGTTTCTGTCGGTCGAGGCGCCGATCCGACCGCTATCACCCGGATGCGTAAGCGGCATTGTCCGCTCGCGTCTCGCGACGCTTGGTATCGATATCCCGCGGCGTGGCGCACATTGCCTGAGGCACGCCAACGCCCGGCATTTACTCGACGCCGGTTTTGCGCTGAAGGAGATCGGGGACCATCTCGGCCATCGCAGCGCTTCGTCGACGAGAACCTATGCGAAGGTTGACCTCACCGGACTGCGGAGGGTGGCAGAAATCGATTTGGGGAGTCTGCTATGA
- a CDS encoding tyrosine-type recombinase/integrase gives MKLSELVAQYVSHKRALGMRFNFEAQTLASFCHRLDGNIDVESVTVEQVQDFLTGNRPLTNHWGKRRSVLDCLFRFALSRGYVTASPLPRHSPKLPPPLTPYIYSKEELKRLLDLTSAACSPHVPLDAYVMRALILILYGACLRHGEALRLTMQDVNLDEAVLHIRESKFFKSRLVPLGADLNGAMQSYARQRNQKFGQAPDAPFFCFRDGRPLSQTAVRRVFQRQRLLANIQREGGVSCQPRLHDLRHAGAVHRLISWYRSGADLQLLLPHLATYLGHIDLAGTQRYLTLTPELLREASARFEAYALETHHE, from the coding sequence ATGAAGCTCTCCGAACTTGTCGCCCAATACGTGAGCCACAAACGGGCTTTGGGCATGCGCTTCAATTTTGAGGCGCAAACACTTGCCTCATTCTGCCACCGGCTGGATGGCAACATTGATGTGGAGTCGGTCACGGTCGAACAGGTACAGGACTTCCTGACTGGTAATAGACCGCTGACCAACCATTGGGGTAAGAGAAGGTCGGTACTTGACTGCCTGTTTCGTTTCGCCCTTTCGCGTGGGTATGTCACGGCTTCTCCGCTGCCTCGCCATAGTCCGAAATTGCCGCCACCGCTGACGCCCTATATTTATTCGAAGGAGGAACTAAAGCGCCTGCTCGACCTGACATCGGCGGCATGCAGTCCACACGTTCCGCTGGACGCATACGTTATGCGCGCACTCATTCTGATTCTGTACGGCGCTTGCCTTCGGCATGGCGAAGCCTTGCGGCTGACCATGCAGGACGTCAATCTCGACGAAGCCGTTCTTCACATCCGCGAGAGTAAATTTTTTAAATCGAGGCTGGTTCCGCTAGGAGCAGATCTGAACGGTGCGATGCAAAGTTACGCCCGGCAACGCAATCAGAAATTTGGGCAGGCACCAGATGCGCCATTCTTCTGTTTCCGCGATGGTCGCCCCCTGAGCCAGACTGCTGTGCGCAGGGTCTTTCAGCGACAGCGCCTCCTGGCAAATATCCAACGCGAAGGCGGTGTGTCCTGCCAGCCCAGGTTGCATGATTTGCGGCACGCAGGCGCAGTGCACCGGCTAATTTCCTGGTATCGCAGCGGCGCGGATTTGCAGCTACTGTTGCCGCATCTCGCCACCTATCTCGGGCACATCGATCTCGCCGGTACCCAACGGTACCTTACCCTGACGCCCGAGTTGTTGCGTGAAGCGAGCGCGCGCTTTGAAGCCTACGCCCTGGAGACGCATCATGAATAA
- the istA gene encoding IS21 family transposase gives MAFPKLTMRKIREALRLHFECGFNHREVGRALGTSPTTVGQYVRRLERAGLRYPLPLTLSDDELEARLFPPPPRVEGERPAPHWPTVRRELARKGVTLDLLWNEYKAEHPDGYAYTWFCTRYSEWANALPLTLRQTHAPGEKLFVDYSGDKVAIINADTGEIREAELFVAVLGASNYAEATWTQQSSDWIGSHIRTFEFMGGCPEIVTPDNLKSGVHKPSFYDPIINRTYGEMASHYSLAVIPARSKKPRDKAKVEQGVLLVQRYILARLRKHRFFSLAEANSAIASLLVDLNNKPFKKLPGSRRSTYDEFERSSLKALPLLRYQYADWKVARVGPDYHVDIDVHYYSVPHRFARQQVDVRYTNGTVEIFHRGTRIAAHARSTRRGHHTTVNAHMPPHHQEVSGWGSQRLYDWAMRIGPHTAAVIQHLLGGRQHPQQAYRACLGVLRLGKDHGNARLEAACCRAIDLKAPSYRFISSTLKNGLDQSPQTETDQASLPLTHPNVRGPDYYH, from the coding sequence ATGGCATTTCCAAAGTTGACCATGCGTAAAATTCGAGAAGCGCTGCGCCTACATTTCGAATGCGGCTTTAATCATCGGGAAGTCGGTCGGGCGTTGGGCACGTCGCCCACAACCGTTGGGCAATATGTCCGCCGTCTGGAACGGGCAGGCTTACGCTACCCGCTGCCGCTAACGCTCAGCGATGATGAGCTCGAGGCACGCCTGTTTCCGCCGCCGCCGCGTGTGGAAGGAGAACGTCCCGCACCGCACTGGCCGACCGTGAGGCGGGAGCTTGCCCGCAAAGGCGTGACGCTCGACCTGCTCTGGAACGAGTACAAGGCCGAGCACCCCGACGGTTACGCGTACACCTGGTTTTGCACACGATACAGCGAATGGGCGAATGCGCTTCCGCTAACCTTGCGGCAAACACACGCTCCGGGCGAGAAGTTGTTCGTCGACTACTCAGGCGACAAGGTTGCGATCATCAATGCGGATACGGGCGAAATCCGGGAGGCTGAGTTGTTCGTGGCCGTGCTGGGAGCCTCGAACTATGCGGAAGCGACCTGGACCCAGCAGAGTTCTGACTGGATTGGCTCTCACATTCGAACATTCGAATTTATGGGCGGTTGTCCTGAGATCGTCACGCCCGACAACCTTAAATCGGGTGTGCACAAGCCGAGCTTTTACGATCCCATTATCAATCGAACATACGGAGAAATGGCCTCGCATTATTCCCTGGCTGTCATCCCGGCCCGGAGTAAAAAGCCCCGTGATAAAGCCAAGGTCGAGCAAGGCGTACTCCTTGTCCAACGCTACATTCTCGCCCGACTTCGCAAGCACCGTTTCTTTAGCCTGGCCGAGGCAAACTCTGCGATCGCGTCACTCCTGGTCGATTTGAACAACAAACCCTTCAAGAAGCTGCCGGGATCGCGCCGCAGCACCTACGATGAATTCGAACGCTCATCGCTGAAGGCGCTTCCATTGCTGCGCTATCAATATGCTGACTGGAAGGTGGCGCGCGTCGGGCCCGATTACCACGTCGACATTGACGTTCACTATTACTCTGTACCGCATCGCTTTGCGCGTCAACAGGTCGACGTTCGATATACGAACGGGACAGTCGAGATCTTCCACCGAGGCACGCGTATCGCCGCCCACGCGCGAAGCACTCGACGTGGTCACCACACTACGGTTAATGCGCACATGCCGCCTCATCATCAAGAGGTCAGCGGATGGGGATCACAGCGCCTGTACGACTGGGCCATGCGTATCGGCCCGCATACTGCCGCCGTGATCCAGCACTTGCTCGGCGGCCGGCAGCATCCTCAACAAGCCTATCGAGCCTGCCTGGGCGTGCTTCGCCTTGGCAAAGACCACGGCAATGCGCGGCTGGAAGCCGCGTGCTGCCGCGCCATCGATCTGAAGGCGCCAAGCTACCGTTTCATTAGCTCGACGCTTAAGAACGGTCTGGACCAGTCGCCTCAGACAGAAACGGATCAGGCCAGCTTACCGCTCACACACCCCAATGTGCGCGGCCCCGACTACTACCATTGA
- the tnpC gene encoding IS66 family transposase, with product MIAMPPTAITVAELPVEPDALQAFALEQNRLACVLWEQLEALQHQIAQANRARFGVSSERLAGQAELFDAAVELPVPPEPAETPVAGHTRKGRPALSKDLPRTRVEYDLSDEQKAAFDTLERIGEERSETLHYEPSTLTVIEHIRFKYAAKKDGESTIVTASAQPSPLPKSNASASLLANILVNTYVDHLPLNRQEMRYARRGVHLPRATLCEWKLAAAELLEVLLPPLRAHQLQAPRMHVDDTTLPLLEKGRTATRTARLWGYLGAGQREENGVWVDHPPAVVFEFAESRSGSHPLRYLQKYKGYLQADAYSGHSALYETGDIVEVGCWAHCRRRFFEIAKAQSKPGLAAQALEWIARLYAIESRIRDQSPDLKYAARQAEALPILARFRQWLEGNVIGLPAQAPLAKAFGYALRHWPALIRYTGSGILLPDNNALERQIRPIALGRANWTFAGSPRGARAAATMYSLLGTARLNAFEPYAWLKDTLEKLPSYPVNRVHELLPLAR from the coding sequence ATGATAGCCATGCCGCCCACCGCCATCACTGTCGCGGAATTGCCGGTCGAGCCCGATGCGCTGCAAGCCTTCGCGCTCGAACAGAACCGGCTGGCATGCGTGCTGTGGGAACAGCTGGAAGCGCTGCAGCACCAGATTGCCCAGGCGAACCGCGCGCGCTTCGGCGTCAGTTCCGAGCGGCTGGCGGGCCAGGCGGAACTGTTCGATGCCGCCGTGGAGTTACCTGTTCCGCCCGAGCCGGCCGAGACTCCGGTCGCGGGCCATACCCGCAAGGGGCGTCCGGCCCTGTCGAAGGACCTGCCGCGCACGCGCGTTGAATATGATCTGAGCGACGAACAGAAGGCAGCATTCGATACGCTCGAGCGCATCGGCGAAGAGCGCAGCGAGACGCTGCACTACGAGCCGTCCACGCTCACCGTTATTGAGCATATCCGTTTCAAGTACGCGGCGAAGAAAGATGGCGAGTCGACTATCGTGACCGCAAGTGCCCAGCCTTCGCCGCTGCCGAAGAGCAATGCGAGCGCGAGCCTGCTGGCTAACATCCTGGTCAACACCTACGTCGATCACCTGCCTTTGAACCGGCAGGAGATGCGCTATGCACGACGTGGTGTGCACCTGCCCCGGGCAACGCTGTGCGAATGGAAGCTGGCGGCAGCCGAACTGCTCGAAGTGCTGCTGCCACCGCTACGGGCTCACCAGTTGCAGGCCCCCCGCATGCACGTGGATGACACGACGCTGCCGTTGCTCGAGAAGGGTCGTACGGCGACGCGCACCGCGCGATTATGGGGCTATCTTGGCGCCGGCCAACGCGAAGAGAACGGTGTCTGGGTCGACCACCCGCCAGCGGTCGTGTTCGAGTTCGCGGAATCGCGCTCCGGTTCGCATCCGCTGCGGTACCTGCAGAAGTACAAAGGTTACCTGCAGGCGGACGCGTACAGTGGACATAGCGCACTCTACGAAACCGGAGACATCGTCGAGGTCGGATGTTGGGCCCATTGCCGCCGACGCTTCTTCGAAATCGCGAAGGCGCAGAGCAAACCGGGACTTGCGGCGCAGGCGCTGGAGTGGATCGCCCGACTGTATGCGATCGAGTCGCGGATCCGGGACCAATCACCTGATCTCAAATATGCGGCGCGGCAAGCCGAGGCGCTGCCGATACTTGCGCGGTTCCGGCAATGGCTGGAAGGCAACGTCATCGGTTTGCCGGCTCAGGCGCCGCTCGCGAAGGCGTTCGGCTATGCGTTACGTCATTGGCCGGCACTCATTCGCTACACCGGGAGCGGTATCCTGCTGCCTGATAACAATGCTCTCGAGCGTCAAATTCGCCCTATCGCTCTGGGGAGAGCCAATTGGACATTCGCGGGCTCGCCGCGTGGCGCCAGGGCCGCCGCCACGATGTACTCGCTGCTCGGCACGGCTCGGCTGAACGCCTTCGAGCCCTATGCATGGCTCAAGGACACACTTGAGAAGCTGCCGTCGTATCCTGTCAATCGCGTGCACGAACTGTTGCCGCTCGCCCGATAA